The window TTATCCACAATGTCCGCTATTCCAAACTTGTTCTCACGTCTCTTTAAGACCTTCCTATGTATTTCTTTACTAATGTCTGTTTACAACCTGCTAATTCTCCTTGTTATTAATCTTGTCACGTTCCCCGAATCCTCCGATAAAATCTTTATCAACTTACTCTTTATCTTCTTCATATTCGCTATAGCACTGGCACTTGTTCATGTTCAAGTTTACATTACTGCATTGTGTTTTATGGCTAGTGCGGTTTCTGTTCTTGAACCTGTTAATGGGTTTTCTGCATTTAAGAAAAGTTACCGGCTTTTGAAGGGAAAAACAATGATGGTTttctttttgacatatttttatgTGCTTCCTTCTGTTGGTATGAATATGGTTTCTGGAATTGTGGTGTTTGCTGATGTGGGAGATCCAGTCAGTTTGGTGTTTAGGATTGTTTCTGGTGGATTTTTGGTTGCTTTCTTTGTGCTTTTGAATTTGGGTGGTTTAGTGACGATAAGTGTGCTTTATTATGTTTGCAAGAGTTATCATTGTGAAACAATTGATAAGACTGCACTTTTTGATCATCTTGAAGGATATCTTGGGGAATATGTGCCTTTGATGAGTACTAGTAATAGTAGTAGTACCATTCAAATGGAGATTGTGAATCTATAGCAACTATTTTGAAATTAGATTTGAGTTTTAGTTTAgacaatcaaatttattaacatgtcttattaaattatgtttttgaacattcttttatataaattttgttttgagatatTGTTTTTATGTTGATTGATGGTGGATTTGATTTTACATGTTTTAATCATTACAATAAATggatacaaaataaatacatgCCATGAAAAACAAGGCATAAGATCTTCCAAAGTATTGATGATATCATTGGGTGGAAGCAAGCAGGGGTGGtggagccaggatgaaaaattatctaaagactatgcattcagtactttgtcaatatgacaaggatattcattagattatcaagatattcaattgcccggtgaaatattacatcatatatgcataacaaaagagcatttatcctcatcattaactcgctttcaatatttgaatccatctattgtaaatgtaggtttttaggttgcttatgttcaaacaagaaatatggaaaacaaaaaatagCATCTTTCAAAAGAGAGTATTCTAActaagtaaatttcttaaaccaatgattTTGGAATCGTCGATatttttgatttccaaatttggttgGCGGGTACttatccttaataggttgatatgaccccatcaTAATATAAGCTCAtctaatttcatccctttgattaaaaggatatttccatatTAATGATGGAttaagtttaagagaacttacatcaacatcaattctaggagatttgttaggttcttgaacagggatatcaaattctttatttaaataaaccaatgtaactattttaacttatttattaatattaatttatattttcttataaatttttgaaatagtttaaaattaagaaatataaaacactattatttttttaatttttatattttacccctttataaataatttgtattattaattatattgaaataaataaaaaataatatataattattatataaatataattttaaaataaataatattattatatgatttacattattttatatataattttttat is drawn from Impatiens glandulifera chromosome 3, dImpGla2.1, whole genome shotgun sequence and contains these coding sequences:
- the LOC124929953 gene encoding uncharacterized protein LOC124929953, whose protein sequence is MDLPQEQLQFLHIGNILDETIKITAKSPKTFLLVALTLILPLSLAILCNSIFTFPLFLLIDISHPIKFLFIYEIYHIILIVLAILSTSAVVFISASIYTSKPVSFLSTMSAIPNLFSRLFKTFLCISLLMSVYNLLILLVINLVTFPESSDKIFINLLFIFFIFAIALALVHVQVYITALCFMASAVSVLEPVNGFSAFKKSYRLLKGKTMMVFFLTYFYVLPSVGMNMVSGIVVFADVGDPVSLVFRIVSGGFLVAFFVLLNLGGLVTISVLYYVCKSYHCETIDKTALFDHLEGYLGEYVPLMSTSNSSSTIQMEIVNL